Within Sinorhizobium sp. RAC02, the genomic segment GCCTTCAGGTTGACCTCGTAGTCCTTGGAGGCCTCGAAGCGGTCGCGGGCGGCCTGCCGGTTCTGGGACATCATGATGATCGGCGCCTGGAGGGCGGCGATCATGGAAAGCACGAGATTGAGGAAGATGAAGGGGTAGGGGTCGAAGGCCTCGCGCGCGAACACGATCGTGTTGCCGACCGTCCACAGCACGAGAAAGACAAGGAAGCCGATGATGAAGGCCCAGGAGCCACCGACGCGGGCAATGCCGTCGGCGATGCGTTCACCGACCGATTGTTTCGATTCGTAAGCAACGTTCCTGTCTTCCGACAGGATTCTCCCTTCTCGGGAGTGGAGAAGGACCTCGCGTTCGGTCTCGTCGAGTTCGTCGGCGGCTTTGCCGAAGAGGATCTGGGCAGCGTCGTCGAAGGGTCTCATGGCCGGGGCTCCGGAAAAAGGAATCGGAGCCCTAGCCTAGCGCGGTTCGGCTGCTTGTCAGAAGCCCGCCGCCATCAGTTCCGCATGGGAGTTGAAGAAACGCTCCAAGCCATACTGCTTGCCGAACATGATGTCGTGCTGCAGGAACCGGAAGTCACGCACCAGGGGGTCGATCGTCTTCTTGCGCGCCCAGCCGGCGGTGCCCTTGCCCTTGGCGTCGATCAGCATGTAGCGGTCGATGACGCGCAGCTTGTCGTGCACCGCACCGAGGAAGCCGGTGTAGTAGGGATGCTCGAAGCCGGCTTCCTTGAGGATGAAGTAGGAGAGGAAGGCCGGGCTGATCGTACCGACTTCCTTTTCCACGCCGGTCTTGTTCGACCAGATGACGAGGGGCGTTTCGTGCTCCTTCTGCATCTGCTCGGGCGTGCCCTTGCGCGAGGCGGTGATGCCCGGCATGTAGCCGGAATTCTGGTAGACCGTGTTGAGCGGCGGCAGGTGGTCGCCGAAGACGACGATGATCGTCTCGCGGTCGCGCTCCTTCGCCCAGTCCATCAGCATCTTCAGGCTGCCGTCC encodes:
- a CDS encoding DUF1003 domain-containing protein is translated as MRPFDDAAQILFGKAADELDETEREVLLHSREGRILSEDRNVAYESKQSVGERIADGIARVGGSWAFIIGFLVFLVLWTVGNTIVFAREAFDPYPFIFLNLVLSMIAALQAPIIMMSQNRQAARDRFEASKDYEVNLKAEIELMALHHKIDTHFLDEIAALKLEVLRLHDALRQK